One Kribbella sp. NBC_00662 genomic region harbors:
- a CDS encoding (2Fe-2S)-binding protein, translating into MPTHTFKLNGKQISVDAEDNVRLLWVLRDLLGVTGPKYGCALEVCKSCTSHINGKAFNPCSVQVKDIEPTDEVTTIEGLPATVGKDLHPMQEAWLTYDVAQCGYCQPGQIMAAVAKVRQAQAEGRDITDADLDELRNICRCGTYSRIREAVKAGAEEMRA; encoded by the coding sequence ATGCCAACGCACACTTTCAAGCTCAACGGCAAGCAGATCAGCGTCGATGCCGAGGACAACGTCCGGCTGCTGTGGGTTCTGCGCGACCTGCTCGGCGTCACCGGACCGAAGTACGGATGTGCGCTGGAGGTGTGCAAGTCCTGCACCTCGCACATCAACGGCAAAGCCTTCAACCCCTGCTCGGTGCAGGTGAAGGACATCGAGCCGACCGACGAGGTCACCACGATCGAGGGGTTGCCGGCGACGGTCGGCAAGGACCTGCACCCGATGCAGGAGGCCTGGCTGACGTACGACGTGGCGCAGTGCGGGTACTGCCAGCCGGGCCAGATCATGGCCGCCGTCGCCAAGGTCCGGCAGGCGCAGGCGGAGGGCCGCGACATCACCGACGCGGATCTCGACGAGCTGCGCAACATCTGCCGGTGCGGCACGTACTCGCGGATCCGCGAAGCCGTCAAGGCCGGCGCGGAGGAGATGCGTGCGTGA
- a CDS encoding XdhC family protein has translation MRDVLPHVRRWYADGERFAIATVIGTFRSAPRQPGAAMAVSAGGVAVGSVSGGCVESDVYAVAQEVIRTGRPEVRRYGVSDEDMFAIGLTCGGVVEVLVEPIDPASFAEFELVAAAVDAGRPVAVATVVTPGEHLGRRLVVRPDGVSGGLGDTGLDEAVLEDAVAMLDNGSSAVRQYGAHGECRRTEVAVFVQSLTPPPRMFVFGAIDFAAAVARVGKFLGYHVTVCDARAVFATRLRFPEADEVVVDWPHRFLAGVLEQVDSRTALCVLTHDPKFDVPLLELALRTNAGYIGAMGSRRTHHDRLSRLRAAGVTEDELARLSSPTGLDLGARTPEETAISIAAEIIATRSAASARPLSTTTGRIHTPALS, from the coding sequence GTGCGTGACGTTCTGCCGCACGTACGGCGGTGGTACGCAGACGGTGAGCGGTTCGCGATCGCGACGGTGATCGGCACGTTCCGTTCGGCTCCGCGTCAACCGGGTGCGGCGATGGCGGTGTCGGCCGGCGGCGTGGCGGTCGGCAGCGTGTCCGGCGGCTGTGTCGAATCCGACGTGTACGCGGTGGCCCAGGAGGTCATCCGGACCGGCCGGCCGGAGGTGCGCCGGTACGGTGTCTCCGACGAGGACATGTTCGCGATCGGCCTGACCTGCGGTGGTGTGGTCGAGGTTCTGGTGGAGCCGATCGATCCGGCGTCGTTCGCCGAGTTCGAGTTGGTCGCCGCCGCGGTCGACGCGGGGCGACCTGTTGCAGTCGCGACCGTGGTCACGCCGGGCGAACACCTGGGTCGGCGGCTCGTCGTCAGGCCGGACGGAGTCAGCGGCGGCCTGGGTGATACGGGCCTGGACGAGGCCGTGCTCGAGGACGCCGTAGCCATGCTCGACAACGGCTCCAGCGCTGTCCGGCAGTACGGCGCTCACGGTGAATGCCGGCGTACCGAGGTCGCGGTGTTCGTGCAGTCGCTCACCCCGCCGCCGCGGATGTTCGTGTTCGGGGCGATCGACTTCGCGGCGGCCGTGGCCCGGGTCGGCAAGTTCCTCGGCTATCACGTGACCGTGTGCGACGCCCGTGCTGTGTTCGCCACCCGGCTCCGGTTTCCCGAGGCTGACGAGGTCGTCGTCGACTGGCCACATCGCTTCCTGGCCGGCGTACTCGAGCAGGTCGACAGCCGTACGGCGCTGTGCGTGCTGACTCATGATCCGAAGTTCGACGTACCGCTGCTGGAGCTGGCATTGCGCACGAACGCCGGCTACATCGGCGCGATGGGCTCACGGCGTACCCACCACGACCGGCTGTCCCGGTTGCGCGCCGCGGGCGTCACCGAGGACGAGCTCGCCCGGCTGTCGTCGCCGACCGGTCTCGATCTCGGCGCGCGGACTCCCGAGGAGACCGCGATCTCGATCGCGGCCGAGATCATCGCGACCCGCAGCGCGGCGAGCGCACGGCCGCTGTCGACGACGACGGGCCGCATTCACACCCCGGCCTTGTCCTGA